A single genomic interval of Musa acuminata AAA Group cultivar baxijiao chromosome BXJ3-4, Cavendish_Baxijiao_AAA, whole genome shotgun sequence harbors:
- the LOC108952640 gene encoding uncharacterized protein LOC108952640, translating to MSAEKNSTNKIRQGKKTSASCFTCFSSSADSDSGLPEESKPGAGSKRKLSSCFSWPRCRNTKKKRKKENAALLNAPTLPSTDLNAVEGRSPLAQECNSGIQTKIEDQQQQQQQAEAEDDPKLDSRGQHVVTHISPEIDCRSQLAPQIGARSSRPTTSRFGRASPRGPVRSERLVLSVVGPWITVATLAVMVFSGRAAAIICLCSCFYLLPLYRWPVSADAWFKRN from the exons ATGTCTGCTGAGAAGAACAGCACCAACAAGATCCGACAAGGGAAGAAGACATCGGCATCCTGCTTCACCTGCTTCTCCAGCTCTGCCGATTCCGACTCCGGTTTACCGGAGGAGTCGAAGCCAGGCGCGGGCTCCAAGCGCAAGCTCTCATCCTGCTTCTCGTGGCCTCGGTGTCGAAacacgaagaagaagaggaagaaggagaatgcAGCACTCCTCAATGCTCCGACGCTACCATCAACTGATCTTAATGCAGTTGAAGGGAGGTCACCACTTGCTCAG GAGTGTAATAGCGGTATCCAAACCAAAATCGaggatcagcagcagcagcagcaacaagcaGAGGCAGAAGACGATCCAAAACTCGACTCACGCGGTCAACATGTTGTCACCCACATCTCACCTGAGATCGATTGTCGGTCGCAATTGGCACCACAAATCGGGGCGAGGAGCAGCAGGCCAACAACATCCCGGTTCGGCCGTGCATCCCCCCGCGGACCGGTTCGATCGGAGAGGCTCGTGCTGTCTGTCGTCGGGCCATGGATCACGGTGGCGACGCTGGCGGTGATGGTGTTCTCCGGTCGTGCAGCTGCTATCATTTGCTTGTGTTCCTGCTTCTATTTGCTCCCACTCTACAGATGGCCAGTCTCGGCCGATGCATGGTTCAAGAGAAATTGA